A window of the Podarcis raffonei isolate rPodRaf1 chromosome 4, rPodRaf1.pri, whole genome shotgun sequence genome harbors these coding sequences:
- the PPEF1 gene encoding serine/threonine-protein phosphatase with EF-hands 1 isoform X1, with protein MISFLCFRAGFTHSILEPKICITSGGQLIFSFWPLHVLAAIKAAVLIQRWYRSYMARLEMRRRYALSIFQSIEYAEEQAQLQLSKFFTFMLDHFTKTNETDPDVSSNFFSTTSDYTMREYEQTIEVPASYYGPHLCFPLTVADTDVLLQAFKHRQHLHARYVLQLLHETRKVLQQMPNITHLSTSYTKEITICGDLHGKLDDLLLIFYKNGLPSEENPYIFNGDFVDRGKNSIEILIILFAFLLVYPNHLHLNRGNHEDHIMNLRYGFTKEVMKKYQCYGTAILHLLEDVYSWLPLATIIDSKVLILHGGISDTTDLNFLNLFQRNKLKSVLRPVKSNAETVCKPRGASLVETCSHRTEATKSLSGQDISLKEATRSTSAPSKRRRYSRDVSDGKEHLGNLPGRGSSRLLPEVQYLKPGTVTTPNTSSELTTKEWKQVVDILWSDPKHQNGCTPNKFRGGGCYFGPDVTARLLRRYNLKMLIRSHECKQDGYEISHNGKVITIFSASNYYAEGSNRGAYIKLNPDLIPRFVQYQVSKSTRKETLHQRVTAIELSALKCLREKLYTHKSELIAAFRQYDPNYTGKISPSEWASAVESVLCLDLPWRTLRSRLVYLDQDGRVEYLSSFDNFEIQLPIKEVQPFLVETLCRYKADLEIIFNMIDKDHSGLISVDEFRQTWKLFNLHLRINVDDESIDSLARSIDFNKDGSIDFNEFLEAFNVVHKFENRYNH; from the exons ATGATTAGCTTTCTGTGTTTTAGAGCAGGATTCACACATAGCATTTTAGAACCAAAGATCTGCATAACTAGTGGTGGACAGTTGATCTTCTCTTTCTGGCCCCTTCATGTCTTGGCAGCCATTAAAGCAGCTGTCCTCATTCAAAGGTGGTATCGCTCTTACATGGCCCGGCTGGAGATGAGGCGGAGATATGCCCTGAGTATCTTTCAGTCAATTGAATATGCAGAAGAACAAGCACAGCTACAG CTATCTAAGTTTTTCACATTCATGCTGGACCATTTTACTAAGACCAATGAAACTGATCCAG ACGTCAGCTCTAACTTTTTCTCCACCACCAGTGATTATACAATGAGAGAATATGAACAGACCATTGAGGTCCCTGCCTCCTACTACGGGCCCCACCTTTGTTTCCCCCTCACTGTTGCTGACACTGATGTTCTTCTTCAGGCTTTCAAGCACCGACAG CACCTCCACGCCCGATACGTTCTTCAGCTGCTACATGAGACCAGGAAGGTCCTTCAGCAGATGCCAAACATCACACACCTCTCCACCTCTTATACCAAGGAAATAACCATCTGTG GCGATCTTCATGGAAAGCTTGATGACCTTTTGCTGATTTTTTACAAA AATGGACTTCCTTCAGAGGAAAACCCCTACATTTTTAATGGGGATTTTGTGGACAGAGGGAAAAATTCCATAGAAATACTCATAATCCTGTTTGCCTTTCTACTCGTCTACCCTAACCACTTGCACTTGAACCGAGGAAACCATGAGGACCATATCATGAATCTTAG ATATGGTTTCACAAAAGAAGTTATGAAGAAGTATCAG TGCTATGGAACAGCAATTTTACATCTTCTGGAAGATGTCTATAGCTGGCTTCCTCTTGCAACTATAATTGACAGCAAAGTTCTTATTTTACACGGAGGGATATCGGACACTACTGATTTGAATTTCCTTAATTTATTTCAGAGAAACAAG TTGAAATCTGTGCTGAGGCCAGTGAAGTCAAATGCAGAGACAGTCTGTAAGCCACGTGGAGCTAGTCTTGTAGAAACCTGTTCCCACCGGACGGAGGCCACGAAGTCCCTTTCCGGGCAGGACATCTCTCTCAAAGAGGCCACGAGGTCCACATCAGCACCTAGCAAGAGAAGGCGATACAGTAGGGATGTGTCTGATGGCAAAGAGCATCTTGGCAACCTTCCTGGCAGAGGCAGTTCTCGTCTCCTTCCGGAGGTGCAATATCTTAAGCCTGGCACTGTTACCACACCGAACACATCCTCAGAATTAACAACAAAGGAGTGGAAGCAA GTGGTGGATATTCTCTGGAGTGATCCGAAACATCAGAATGGATGCACACCAAACAAATTTCGAGGAGGAGGTTGTTACTTTGGACCAGATGTTACTGCCAGGTTGCTAAGACGTTATAACTTGAAAATGCTCATCCGGTCTCACGAATGCAAACAGGATGGGTATGAGATCAGTCATAATGGAAAG gtTATCACTATTTTTTCTGCTTCAAACTACTATGCAGAGGGAAGTAATCGCGGTGCTTACATCAAACTAAACCCAGATCTGATCCCTCGTTTTGTTCAGTATCAAGTCAGCAAATCGACACGCAAAGAGACGCTTCATCAGAG GGTGACAGCAATTGAGCTGTCTGCTTTGAAGTGCTTGCGAGAGAAACTTTACACACACAAATCGGAACTGATTGCTGCTTTTAGACAGTACGATCCAAATTATACAG GAAAGATTTCTCCCAGTGAGTGGGCTTCAGCAGTGGAGTCTGTCTTATGTCTCGATCTTCCCTGGAGAACATTGCGTTCACGGCTGGTTTACCTGGACCAGGATGGTAGAGTTGAATACCTTTCATCTTTTGACAATTTTGAAATCCAGCTACCCATCAAAGAG GTCCAGCCATTTTTGGTGGAAACCCTGTGTAGATACAAAGCTGATCTGGAGATTATCTTTAATATGATTGACAAAGATCATTCAG GTCTTATCTCTGTTGATGAGTTCCGTCAGACATGGAAGCTCTTCAACTTGCACCTGAGAATCAACGTGGATGATGAATCCATTGACAGCTTAGCCCGTAGCATTGATTTCAACAAAGATGGTAGCATTGACTTCAATGAATttctggaagcttttaatgtggtCCATAAATTTGAGAATAGGTACAATCACTAA
- the PPEF1 gene encoding serine/threonine-protein phosphatase with EF-hands 1 isoform X2, with amino-acid sequence MGCGTSITTRRVNKSERAAVLIQRWYRSYMARLEMRRRYALSIFQSIEYAEEQAQLQLSKFFTFMLDHFTKTNETDPDVSSNFFSTTSDYTMREYEQTIEVPASYYGPHLCFPLTVADTDVLLQAFKHRQHLHARYVLQLLHETRKVLQQMPNITHLSTSYTKEITICGDLHGKLDDLLLIFYKNGLPSEENPYIFNGDFVDRGKNSIEILIILFAFLLVYPNHLHLNRGNHEDHIMNLRYGFTKEVMKKYQCYGTAILHLLEDVYSWLPLATIIDSKVLILHGGISDTTDLNFLNLFQRNKLKSVLRPVKSNAETVCKPRGASLVETCSHRTEATKSLSGQDISLKEATRSTSAPSKRRRYSRDVSDGKEHLGNLPGRGSSRLLPEVQYLKPGTVTTPNTSSELTTKEWKQVVDILWSDPKHQNGCTPNKFRGGGCYFGPDVTARLLRRYNLKMLIRSHECKQDGYEISHNGKVITIFSASNYYAEGSNRGAYIKLNPDLIPRFVQYQVSKSTRKETLHQRVTAIELSALKCLREKLYTHKSELIAAFRQYDPNYTGKISPSEWASAVESVLCLDLPWRTLRSRLVYLDQDGRVEYLSSFDNFEIQLPIKEVQPFLVETLCRYKADLEIIFNMIDKDHSGLISVDEFRQTWKLFNLHLRINVDDESIDSLARSIDFNKDGSIDFNEFLEAFNVVHKFENRYNH; translated from the exons ATGGGATGCGGCACTTCTATTACGACGAGGCGGGTGAACAAATCAGAAAGAG CAGCTGTCCTCATTCAAAGGTGGTATCGCTCTTACATGGCCCGGCTGGAGATGAGGCGGAGATATGCCCTGAGTATCTTTCAGTCAATTGAATATGCAGAAGAACAAGCACAGCTACAG CTATCTAAGTTTTTCACATTCATGCTGGACCATTTTACTAAGACCAATGAAACTGATCCAG ACGTCAGCTCTAACTTTTTCTCCACCACCAGTGATTATACAATGAGAGAATATGAACAGACCATTGAGGTCCCTGCCTCCTACTACGGGCCCCACCTTTGTTTCCCCCTCACTGTTGCTGACACTGATGTTCTTCTTCAGGCTTTCAAGCACCGACAG CACCTCCACGCCCGATACGTTCTTCAGCTGCTACATGAGACCAGGAAGGTCCTTCAGCAGATGCCAAACATCACACACCTCTCCACCTCTTATACCAAGGAAATAACCATCTGTG GCGATCTTCATGGAAAGCTTGATGACCTTTTGCTGATTTTTTACAAA AATGGACTTCCTTCAGAGGAAAACCCCTACATTTTTAATGGGGATTTTGTGGACAGAGGGAAAAATTCCATAGAAATACTCATAATCCTGTTTGCCTTTCTACTCGTCTACCCTAACCACTTGCACTTGAACCGAGGAAACCATGAGGACCATATCATGAATCTTAG ATATGGTTTCACAAAAGAAGTTATGAAGAAGTATCAG TGCTATGGAACAGCAATTTTACATCTTCTGGAAGATGTCTATAGCTGGCTTCCTCTTGCAACTATAATTGACAGCAAAGTTCTTATTTTACACGGAGGGATATCGGACACTACTGATTTGAATTTCCTTAATTTATTTCAGAGAAACAAG TTGAAATCTGTGCTGAGGCCAGTGAAGTCAAATGCAGAGACAGTCTGTAAGCCACGTGGAGCTAGTCTTGTAGAAACCTGTTCCCACCGGACGGAGGCCACGAAGTCCCTTTCCGGGCAGGACATCTCTCTCAAAGAGGCCACGAGGTCCACATCAGCACCTAGCAAGAGAAGGCGATACAGTAGGGATGTGTCTGATGGCAAAGAGCATCTTGGCAACCTTCCTGGCAGAGGCAGTTCTCGTCTCCTTCCGGAGGTGCAATATCTTAAGCCTGGCACTGTTACCACACCGAACACATCCTCAGAATTAACAACAAAGGAGTGGAAGCAA GTGGTGGATATTCTCTGGAGTGATCCGAAACATCAGAATGGATGCACACCAAACAAATTTCGAGGAGGAGGTTGTTACTTTGGACCAGATGTTACTGCCAGGTTGCTAAGACGTTATAACTTGAAAATGCTCATCCGGTCTCACGAATGCAAACAGGATGGGTATGAGATCAGTCATAATGGAAAG gtTATCACTATTTTTTCTGCTTCAAACTACTATGCAGAGGGAAGTAATCGCGGTGCTTACATCAAACTAAACCCAGATCTGATCCCTCGTTTTGTTCAGTATCAAGTCAGCAAATCGACACGCAAAGAGACGCTTCATCAGAG GGTGACAGCAATTGAGCTGTCTGCTTTGAAGTGCTTGCGAGAGAAACTTTACACACACAAATCGGAACTGATTGCTGCTTTTAGACAGTACGATCCAAATTATACAG GAAAGATTTCTCCCAGTGAGTGGGCTTCAGCAGTGGAGTCTGTCTTATGTCTCGATCTTCCCTGGAGAACATTGCGTTCACGGCTGGTTTACCTGGACCAGGATGGTAGAGTTGAATACCTTTCATCTTTTGACAATTTTGAAATCCAGCTACCCATCAAAGAG GTCCAGCCATTTTTGGTGGAAACCCTGTGTAGATACAAAGCTGATCTGGAGATTATCTTTAATATGATTGACAAAGATCATTCAG GTCTTATCTCTGTTGATGAGTTCCGTCAGACATGGAAGCTCTTCAACTTGCACCTGAGAATCAACGTGGATGATGAATCCATTGACAGCTTAGCCCGTAGCATTGATTTCAACAAAGATGGTAGCATTGACTTCAATGAATttctggaagcttttaatgtggtCCATAAATTTGAGAATAGGTACAATCACTAA